In Nicotiana tabacum cultivar K326 chromosome 19, ASM71507v2, whole genome shotgun sequence, one DNA window encodes the following:
- the LOC142173365 gene encoding zinc transporter 7-like, with protein MVEGEGKPVDFAHKETEQYYNPPERRMYLDEGYLVLFAEADDDRIEGTQHERISVNTQTPIHMDTGHGCRNKNEALKLKLVAIASILVTSMIGVCLPLVSRTVPALQPDKNLFVLVKAFASGVILATGYMHVMPDSFDCLSVDSYAMSYFKKYKLESGVGNGRDFVHNGKMESQIIDNNSHIHGEAKVDDKATQLLRYRVVAQVQFSLQ; from the exons ATGGTTGAGGGTGAAGGGAAGCCcgtcgattttgctcacaaagaaaCAGAGCAATATTacaatcctccagaaagaaggatgTATTTGGACGAGGGTTACTTGGTACTTTTTGCAGAAGCCGATGATGATCGAATCGAGGGGACCCAgcatgaaaggataagtgtaaacactcaaacACCCATCCACATGG ATACTGGACATGGATGTAGAAACAAGAATGAGGCATTAAAGCTAAAGCTTGTAGCCATTGCTTCAATTCTTGTAACTAGCATGATTGGTGTTTGTTTACCCCTTGTTTCTCGTACAGTTCCTGCCCTTCAACCAGATAAGAATTTATTCGTGTTGGTTAAGGCGTTTGCTTCCGGGGTTATACTAGCCACTGGATACATGCACGTTATGCCTGACTCGTTTGATTGTCTTAG TGTGGATTCATATGCCATGAGTTACTTCAAGAAGTATAAATTGGAAAGTGGAGTAGGAAATGGAAGAGATTTTGTTCATAATGGGAAGATGGAGTCGCAAATTATTGACAATAATAGCCACATTCATGGTGAAGCCAAAGTTGATGATAAAGCTACTCAATTGCTTAGGTATCGGGTGGTAGCTCAGGTACAATTCTCACTTCAATAG